A genomic region of Coriobacteriaceae bacterium contains the following coding sequences:
- a CDS encoding purine-nucleoside phosphorylase, whose amino-acid sequence MEHIITKANVDEAVAFVRAHAPVEDGALGLVLGSGLGELVDAIEDAAYVDYAEIPHMVSSTAPSHAGRFVIGTLAGRPVICMQGRLHAYEGNSPQQIAFPICLMHGLGVTELVVTNAAGGINTSFDVGDLMLIEDHINLLGANPLAAPDEPELFPRFYDMTQAYSPALRERAQKAAASCEIELKSGVYIATLGPSFETPAEIRAFRTLGADAVGMSTVFEVIAARACGMEVLGISMISNAAAGVLDEPVSIDDVYVAAEAAVEKLSRLLIAYAG is encoded by the coding sequence ATGGAGCACATCATCACGAAGGCCAACGTGGACGAGGCCGTCGCGTTTGTGCGCGCGCATGCGCCTGTCGAGGATGGGGCCCTTGGCCTTGTTCTCGGGAGCGGTTTGGGCGAACTGGTCGATGCCATCGAGGATGCCGCTTACGTTGATTATGCCGAGATTCCGCACATGGTGTCGTCAACGGCGCCGTCGCATGCGGGCCGCTTCGTCATCGGCACGCTCGCCGGTCGCCCGGTCATCTGCATGCAGGGAAGGTTGCATGCCTACGAGGGAAACTCGCCCCAGCAGATCGCGTTTCCCATTTGCCTCATGCACGGGCTGGGTGTCACGGAGCTTGTGGTGACGAACGCCGCCGGTGGCATTAACACCAGCTTTGACGTGGGTGATCTCATGCTTATCGAGGATCACATCAACCTTTTGGGGGCCAACCCCCTTGCCGCACCGGACGAGCCGGAGCTCTTCCCCCGCTTCTACGATATGACCCAGGCGTATTCACCCGCCTTGCGCGAGCGTGCGCAAAAAGCTGCAGCATCCTGTGAAATCGAGCTGAAGAGCGGCGTCTATATCGCGACCTTGGGGCCGTCTTTCGAGACGCCGGCTGAGATCCGGGCGTTTCGCACCTTGGGAGCCGACGCGGTGGGCATGTCGACGGTGTTCGAGGTAATTGCCGCGCGTGCGTGCGGCATGGAGGTGCTCGGCATCTCGATGATCTCGAACGCCGCCGCGGGCGTGCTCGACGAGCCGGTGAGCATCGATGACGTGTACGTTGCGGCCGAGGCAGCGGTCGAGAAGCTTTCGCGACTCCTTATTGCATACGCGGGGTAG
- a CDS encoding methyltransferase domain-containing protein, which yields MTIDIDWGAAWKEEQLRRNNPDNADMWNERAKDFAKTCGTSPYATAFLERAAIRDGETVLDMGCGSGTLALPLARAGHEVYACDFSQGMLDALMEAAFAEGIAEHIHPMLLSWDDDWNSAGVPVCDVALASRSIATADMQASLAKLDARARRRVCVTLTTGLSPRVDHVLLEAAGRELPRYPDCVFAFNILWGMGIRPDLSYIDSARTDQFESFDAAIEKNAALMKLTDEERERLVSYSRQHLHEQRTADGETCWEYDHQRVTSWAFLAWDK from the coding sequence ATGACGATCGACATTGACTGGGGTGCTGCTTGGAAGGAAGAGCAGTTGCGCCGGAACAACCCCGATAACGCGGACATGTGGAACGAGCGGGCGAAGGATTTCGCCAAAACCTGCGGTACGAGCCCCTATGCGACGGCCTTTCTCGAGCGTGCTGCCATCAGGGACGGCGAGACCGTGCTCGATATGGGTTGCGGATCGGGAACGCTTGCGCTGCCGCTCGCACGCGCGGGGCACGAGGTCTACGCCTGCGATTTCTCGCAGGGTATGCTCGACGCCCTCATGGAGGCGGCGTTTGCGGAAGGTATAGCCGAGCACATACACCCCATGCTGTTGTCCTGGGATGACGATTGGAATAGTGCCGGGGTTCCCGTTTGCGATGTCGCGCTCGCGTCGCGTTCGATTGCAACGGCCGACATGCAGGCATCGCTCGCCAAGCTCGATGCCCGGGCTCGCAGACGCGTGTGCGTCACGCTTACGACGGGGCTTTCGCCGCGTGTCGACCACGTGTTGCTCGAGGCGGCGGGACGCGAGCTGCCGCGCTACCCTGACTGCGTCTTTGCCTTCAACATACTCTGGGGCATGGGCATACGCCCGGACCTGTCATATATAGATAGTGCGCGCACGGACCAATTCGAGAGCTTTGATGCGGCCATCGAGAAGAATGCCGCGCTCATGAAGTTGACGGATGAGGAGCGTGAGCGCCTGGTCAGCTACTCGAGGCAACACCTGCACGAGCAGCGGACGGCCGATGGCGAGACGTGCTGGGAGTACGACCACCAGCGCGTGACCTCGTGGGCGTTTCTCGCGTGGGATAAGTAG
- a CDS encoding WYL domain-containing protein, whose product MTQISEAERIVRLMLLIRENGPIDLAGIRRALPYEYGKAAGSEDSTRRRFERDKKTLQDGGVFLTVDDRQRYALDAARTLAAPLVLTKPQVSLMRLLCGALLDDEDYPFKEELRMVLVKLGDELEIPDMLPQLADGSGSTPPRSPQGFAKVKKAITTRKRLSFAYTNTAGTQSQRTVEPLGCFFLKGSCYVAAYDPSIDSDRLFRLDRMSKLRVNGTNPKSPDFEERSFDATDFYGLPFQFGDDQFMARIRVEEPALQTFSQLTMGIGTLEQNSDDHAMWTVICRNAHALAQWCIENGPGLHIEEPESARQAYIDGLRAYLSAARKEVHHEG is encoded by the coding sequence ATGACACAAATCAGCGAGGCAGAGCGCATTGTCAGGCTCATGCTCTTAATACGCGAAAACGGTCCGATAGACCTTGCTGGCATACGGCGCGCCCTTCCCTACGAATACGGCAAAGCAGCCGGTAGCGAGGATTCCACACGTCGTCGCTTCGAGCGTGACAAGAAGACGTTGCAAGACGGCGGCGTCTTCCTTACCGTTGATGACCGGCAGCGATACGCGCTTGATGCCGCTAGAACGCTTGCCGCACCCCTCGTCCTCACAAAACCGCAGGTCAGCCTTATGCGTTTACTTTGCGGAGCCTTGCTGGACGACGAGGACTACCCATTCAAGGAGGAGCTTCGTATGGTGCTCGTCAAGCTTGGTGACGAGCTTGAAATCCCCGACATGCTTCCCCAACTCGCCGACGGGAGCGGAAGCACTCCACCACGCAGTCCACAGGGATTTGCCAAGGTCAAGAAGGCCATCACGACGCGCAAGCGCCTCAGTTTCGCATACACGAACACTGCGGGGACACAATCGCAGCGCACGGTCGAACCCCTGGGGTGCTTCTTTCTAAAAGGTTCCTGCTACGTTGCCGCATATGACCCCAGCATTGACTCTGACCGGCTGTTTCGCCTCGATCGCATGAGCAAGTTGCGCGTCAACGGCACTAATCCCAAGTCCCCTGACTTCGAGGAACGCTCCTTTGACGCCACCGACTTCTATGGCCTGCCCTTCCAGTTCGGGGACGATCAATTTATGGCCCGCATTCGCGTCGAGGAGCCTGCACTGCAGACGTTTTCCCAGCTCACAATGGGTATTGGCACGCTCGAGCAGAACAGTGACGATCATGCCATGTGGACAGTGATCTGCCGCAATGCGCATGCCTTGGCCCAATGGTGCATCGAAAATGGCCCGGGTTTGCATATCGAGGAGCCAGAATCCGCACGTCAAGCGTACATCGACGGCCTCAGAGCCTACCTAAGCGCCGCCCGCAAGGAGGTGCACCATGAAGGATAA
- a CDS encoding bifunctional nuclease family protein codes for MVLVNVESLVIGLLPMPSIITLRVAEHREDIPEDLVLPIWIGTMEATAIAAALEGNATERPITHALTIDLVGSLGGNISRVVIDRVEGTTFYATIYLRCANGMFTRVDARPSDAIALAARANAPLFVEEDVMRSAACPRALTPGQDEQIELEEFDKFIEHINPEDFVTHSGGKD; via the coding sequence ATGGTACTCGTAAATGTCGAATCGCTGGTAATCGGCCTCCTTCCCATGCCCTCCATCATCACGCTGCGTGTTGCGGAGCATCGCGAAGACATCCCCGAGGATCTTGTGCTTCCCATCTGGATTGGCACCATGGAGGCAACGGCCATCGCCGCAGCTCTTGAGGGCAATGCGACGGAGAGGCCCATCACGCACGCGCTCACCATTGATTTGGTCGGCTCGCTCGGTGGCAACATCAGCCGCGTCGTTATCGACCGCGTCGAGGGGACGACCTTCTACGCCACTATATATTTGCGTTGTGCAAACGGGATGTTTACGCGCGTCGATGCGCGCCCGAGCGATGCAATCGCCCTGGCCGCTCGCGCAAATGCGCCCTTGTTCGTCGAGGAAGACGTCATGCGATCTGCCGCTTGTCCGCGCGCGCTTACGCCTGGTCAGGACGAGCAAATCGAGCTCGAGGAATTCGATAAGTTCATCGAGCACATCAATCCCGAGGACTTCGTCACGCACAGTGGCGGCAAGGACTAG
- a CDS encoding coproporphyrinogen III oxidase family protein, with protein MLTERVLSQAVRTMNGHYLNLKPLDEAHQTLPAPKPGKRYMLYMHIPFCERLCPYCSFNRFPFEEGKARKYFENLRTEMDMVARLGYDFDSLYVGGGTPTILIDELVATINKVRDMFSITDVSSETNPNHLLPEYIEKLDGVVQRLSVGVQSFDDGLLKQMDRYDKYGSAEQILNRIIDVADANVFKSLNVDMIFNFPAQNEEMLINDVAAILESHTNQATFYPLMASPAVEKSLAATVGKVDYAREKAFYDIICEALTGGDNPAFTFGDAWTFNDAASSMIDEYIIDYEEYPALGSGGMSFLDSKLFVNTFSIREYDERIEAGRLSVSRMTTFSKRDHMRYRFMMQLFGLRLDKKAWERDFGCSVAAGLPAEYAFFKASGAIDIDDDEQITLTPKGRYMMVAMMRQFFIGVNGVRDDARACLPGEERELLFGAGVPIK; from the coding sequence GTGCTTACCGAACGCGTGCTCTCACAGGCCGTACGCACGATGAACGGCCATTATCTGAACCTCAAACCGCTCGACGAGGCACACCAGACGCTGCCGGCGCCCAAGCCAGGCAAGCGCTACATGCTGTACATGCACATTCCCTTCTGCGAGCGCCTGTGCCCCTACTGCTCTTTTAACAGGTTCCCGTTTGAAGAGGGCAAGGCCCGCAAGTACTTCGAGAATCTGCGCACCGAGATGGACATGGTCGCGCGCCTCGGGTACGACTTCGACTCGCTGTATGTAGGTGGTGGCACGCCGACGATTCTCATTGACGAGCTCGTCGCGACCATCAACAAGGTACGCGACATGTTCTCGATCACCGACGTGTCGAGCGAGACGAATCCCAATCATTTGCTTCCCGAGTACATTGAAAAGCTCGACGGGGTCGTGCAGAGGCTGTCCGTAGGCGTCCAAAGTTTCGACGATGGTTTACTTAAACAAATGGACAGGTATGACAAGTACGGAAGTGCGGAGCAAATCCTCAACAGAATCATCGATGTTGCAGATGCAAATGTGTTCAAATCGCTGAATGTCGATATGATCTTCAATTTTCCGGCTCAGAACGAGGAAATGCTCATCAACGACGTCGCAGCCATCCTCGAATCGCATACAAACCAGGCCACGTTCTACCCCCTGATGGCCTCCCCGGCTGTCGAGAAGTCGCTGGCAGCGACCGTGGGCAAAGTGGACTACGCCCGTGAAAAGGCGTTTTACGACATCATTTGTGAGGCTCTGACCGGGGGCGATAACCCCGCCTTCACCTTTGGCGACGCCTGGACCTTCAACGATGCCGCAAGCTCCATGATCGACGAGTACATCATCGATTACGAGGAATACCCCGCTCTTGGCAGTGGTGGCATGAGCTTCCTCGACAGCAAGCTGTTCGTGAACACGTTCAGCATCAGGGAGTACGACGAGCGCATCGAGGCTGGTAGGCTGTCTGTTTCGCGCATGACGACCTTCAGCAAGCGCGACCACATGCGTTACCGCTTCATGATGCAGCTCTTCGGCCTGCGTCTCGATAAGAAGGCGTGGGAGCGGGACTTCGGTTGCAGCGTTGCAGCTGGTCTACCTGCGGAATACGCGTTCTTCAAGGCGAGTGGCGCCATCGACATCGATGACGACGAGCAGATCACGCTGACCCCGAAGGGCCGCTACATGATGGTTGCGATGATGAGGCAGTTCTTCATCGGCGTAAACGGCGTGCGCGATGATGCGCGTGCGTGCCTGCCGGGCGAGGAGCGCGAGCTGCTCTTCGGCGCCGGCGTGCCCATCAAATAG
- a CDS encoding WYL domain-containing protein, with the protein MKDKQLLLAIMAQLEREKIVSIPQLALLFGVDEQRIYDALETLVFAYDAASIRLDLHDSYATLQTYGTDRLLRLTAPEADALVDALTAAGFSPDDELVTALLRTKTVLGGLESASKPRLRVVTESAYPDVAQTLAAACEDLEHHILEISYRGTDDETPLTRRVEPLRIFSEDSHRYLQAYCRTSEGWRSFRIDRISHAQALDECFSPRSDAPRPSIALDANSRAQLLLNADCPLPAWRNLKVTATNADGSRTVSIPWTGSSWLPKHVVALMGKALVLKPQSLVNACMEYAENLLQAGSMHDLSDE; encoded by the coding sequence ATGAAGGATAAACAGCTGCTCCTTGCGATCATGGCCCAGCTCGAACGCGAGAAAATCGTGTCGATTCCCCAGCTTGCGCTGCTTTTCGGCGTTGACGAGCAGCGCATTTACGATGCGCTCGAGACCCTCGTCTTCGCCTATGACGCAGCGTCAATACGCCTTGACCTGCACGATTCGTACGCGACGCTCCAAACCTACGGCACCGATCGCCTCCTGCGACTGACCGCGCCCGAGGCTGACGCCCTCGTCGATGCGCTCACGGCGGCGGGCTTTTCACCCGATGATGAGCTTGTGACCGCGCTCCTGCGCACCAAAACCGTGCTGGGAGGCCTTGAGAGCGCTTCTAAGCCCCGTTTGAGGGTCGTGACGGAGTCCGCATACCCGGATGTTGCTCAGACGCTTGCAGCGGCCTGTGAGGACCTCGAGCACCACATCCTTGAGATTAGCTACCGCGGCACGGATGATGAAACGCCGCTGACCAGGCGCGTTGAGCCCCTTCGCATCTTCTCGGAGGACAGCCATCGCTACTTGCAGGCATATTGTCGCACGTCAGAAGGCTGGCGCTCGTTCAGAATCGACCGAATCTCGCATGCGCAAGCACTCGACGAGTGCTTTTCTCCCCGCTCAGACGCTCCTCGCCCCTCCATCGCCCTCGACGCGAACTCACGTGCGCAGCTGCTGCTCAACGCAGATTGCCCGCTACCCGCTTGGCGCAACCTCAAGGTCACGGCTACGAATGCCGACGGTTCGCGCACGGTAAGCATTCCCTGGACAGGCAGCTCGTGGCTACCCAAACACGTCGTCGCACTCATGGGCAAGGCTCTTGTGCTCAAGCCGCAGTCGCTTGTCAACGCCTGCATGGAGTACGCGGAAAACCTCCTTCAAGCGGGAAGTATGCACGATCTTTCAGATGAGTAA
- a CDS encoding exonuclease domain-containing protein, producing MVVSREIRLNEFLIAGTDDDVSNMYRQLPERARELQFGLIEDEVVVLDTETTGLNPSSCSLLEIAAIRMRGGETVGTFQTFVDPGRAIPAEITELTGITQADIAGAPTPREAVEALAEFAGDCNLIAHNASFDQQFIMRQANPGELPGQWIDTLSLSQIVLPRLKSHRLLDLAAAFGLSTPTHRAMDDTVALGALWRILLAGIQAMTPGLAARIAELSPQTDWPLRPYFAQAALEHPGVDFSLRRNRTERTQGTSLPPRPDADDIPLSFCDESRIDEAFSPIGALGSMYPDYEERQEQLGMAQEVAACLREGDIRVIEAGTGVGKSMAYLVPVAFGAHENKVTMGVATKTNALMDQLVYHELPRLNNVLGQDLSYIALKGYDHYLCLHKLEHMARADQGDNCDVIGMIATLLNFTAQTSHGDLDALNISWVRLPRGDIQANANDCLKKRCPYFPRRCFLHGARRAATSADIVVTNHALLFRDMQADNGILPPIRHWIIDEAHGVEGEARRQLSSSITSRELDTTLGHISNPKSGIMARVRKRADKLEGGDMLYGVTADIENRIGQIQLVAAEFFTALTELPSPNARDRGSYNIVTVWISGEMRQGHTWRELCVPGTKLADLLWGLNGRLADLISMLEQFEGEFVNQLAELSGITANVKGAVDALRLILDGTDERYVTSLQIDRNPRYPMQALEAMRLDIGESLATDLYPQTRSLVFTSATLATAEREPFAHFLRATGLDRVTDKPVYTSIFASGYDYDHNMSVLLPSDMPEPNAPDYHEAFAQLLYEVHVAMGGSVLTLFTNRREMESFYRELKPQLANEGIDLIAQTRGTSTKSLRDRFLSDRSLSMFALKSFWEGFDAPGDTLRCVIIARLPFSRPDDPIAREREARDGRAAWGRYSLPEAVMDLKQAAGRLIRNSTDSGWLVLADARLQTKNYAKSFLRAMPTQDIRTLTISEIARLMETQEPGSV from the coding sequence ATGGTTGTTTCACGTGAAATACGACTAAACGAATTCCTCATTGCGGGTACGGACGACGATGTCTCCAACATGTACCGTCAACTCCCGGAGCGCGCTCGTGAGCTGCAGTTCGGCCTCATCGAGGACGAGGTCGTCGTGCTCGACACCGAGACCACGGGGCTCAACCCCTCAAGCTGCTCGCTTCTCGAAATCGCCGCCATCCGCATGCGCGGGGGCGAGACCGTCGGCACGTTCCAGACCTTCGTAGACCCGGGACGCGCCATTCCAGCCGAAATCACCGAGCTCACGGGCATCACCCAGGCAGACATCGCCGGTGCCCCCACCCCGCGCGAAGCCGTCGAGGCGCTCGCCGAGTTTGCGGGCGACTGCAACCTCATCGCGCACAATGCGAGCTTCGACCAGCAGTTCATCATGCGCCAGGCCAACCCTGGCGAACTCCCCGGGCAATGGATTGATACGCTCTCGCTGTCGCAAATCGTCCTGCCGCGCCTCAAATCACATCGGCTTCTCGACCTTGCTGCCGCGTTTGGCCTGTCAACACCCACCCACCGCGCGATGGACGACACCGTTGCCCTCGGCGCCCTGTGGCGCATACTCCTCGCAGGCATCCAGGCGATGACCCCTGGCCTTGCGGCCCGCATCGCGGAGCTTTCACCACAAACCGACTGGCCGTTGCGCCCCTACTTCGCGCAGGCCGCTCTCGAGCACCCTGGCGTCGACTTCTCGCTACGACGCAACCGTACCGAACGCACGCAGGGCACGTCGCTACCCCCACGCCCCGATGCCGACGACATCCCGCTCTCGTTCTGTGACGAGAGTCGTATCGATGAGGCCTTCTCCCCCATCGGCGCCCTGGGGTCGATGTATCCCGACTACGAAGAGCGCCAAGAGCAGCTCGGCATGGCACAGGAGGTCGCCGCGTGCCTGCGCGAAGGCGACATTCGCGTTATCGAAGCAGGCACGGGCGTTGGAAAGTCAATGGCCTACCTGGTACCTGTCGCTTTTGGTGCTCACGAGAACAAGGTCACCATGGGGGTCGCGACAAAGACCAACGCCCTCATGGACCAGCTCGTCTACCACGAGCTGCCGCGCCTCAACAACGTGCTCGGACAAGACCTCTCCTATATCGCGCTCAAGGGCTACGACCACTACCTCTGCCTGCACAAGCTCGAGCACATGGCGCGCGCAGACCAAGGTGACAACTGCGACGTCATTGGCATGATCGCCACACTCCTCAACTTCACGGCGCAAACGAGCCACGGTGATCTCGACGCGCTAAATATTAGTTGGGTGCGCTTGCCACGCGGCGATATCCAGGCAAACGCCAACGACTGCCTCAAGAAGCGCTGCCCGTACTTCCCGCGACGTTGCTTCCTGCACGGGGCGCGTCGCGCTGCCACCAGCGCCGATATCGTCGTCACTAACCATGCGCTGCTATTCCGCGACATGCAGGCCGACAACGGCATCCTGCCCCCCATCAGGCACTGGATCATCGACGAGGCACATGGTGTCGAGGGCGAGGCGCGTCGCCAGCTCTCGAGCTCGATCACCTCGCGCGAGCTTGACACCACGCTCGGCCACATCTCAAACCCGAAGAGCGGCATCATGGCGCGCGTGCGCAAGCGTGCCGACAAGCTCGAGGGCGGCGACATGCTCTACGGCGTAACGGCCGACATCGAAAACCGTATCGGCCAGATTCAACTGGTGGCTGCAGAGTTCTTCACGGCACTTACCGAGCTCCCCTCCCCCAACGCGCGTGACAGGGGCAGCTACAACATTGTCACCGTTTGGATTAGCGGCGAGATGCGACAAGGGCACACCTGGCGCGAGCTTTGCGTGCCGGGCACCAAGCTCGCCGACTTGCTCTGGGGCCTCAACGGACGTCTTGCCGACCTCATCTCCATGCTCGAGCAGTTCGAGGGTGAGTTCGTCAACCAGCTCGCCGAGCTCTCGGGCATCACGGCCAACGTCAAAGGCGCCGTCGATGCCCTGCGCCTCATCCTCGACGGCACGGACGAGCGCTACGTCACATCGCTGCAGATCGACCGTAACCCGCGCTACCCCATGCAAGCCCTCGAGGCCATGCGCCTCGACATCGGCGAGTCCCTGGCCACCGACCTCTACCCGCAAACCCGCAGCCTCGTCTTCACCTCGGCCACCCTCGCCACCGCCGAGCGCGAACCCTTCGCGCACTTCCTGCGTGCAACGGGGCTCGATCGCGTGACGGACAAACCTGTCTACACAAGCATCTTTGCGTCGGGGTACGACTACGACCACAACATGTCCGTGCTGCTGCCAAGCGACATGCCCGAGCCCAACGCGCCGGATTATCACGAGGCCTTCGCGCAACTGCTCTATGAGGTCCATGTTGCAATGGGCGGCTCGGTGCTCACGCTCTTCACCAACCGCCGCGAGATGGAGAGCTTCTATCGTGAACTCAAGCCGCAGCTCGCCAACGAGGGCATCGATCTCATCGCGCAGACGCGTGGCACGAGTACGAAATCGTTGCGTGACAGGTTCCTGTCGGACAGGAGCCTGTCTATGTTCGCGCTCAAATCCTTCTGGGAGGGCTTCGACGCTCCGGGCGACACCCTGCGTTGCGTTATCATCGCGCGCCTTCCCTTCAGCCGTCCCGACGATCCCATCGCCCGTGAGCGCGAAGCGCGTGATGGACGCGCGGCCTGGGGACGCTATTCGCTGCCCGAGGCCGTAATGGACCTCAAGCAGGCAGCTGGCCGTCTCATCCGCAACTCGACAGACAGCGGCTGGCTTGTGCTCGCAGACGCACGCCTACAGACCAAGAACTACGCGAAGTCCTTCCTGCGCGCCATGCCGACGCAGGATATCCGAACCCTTACTATTAGTGAGATTGCGCGTCTCATGGAGACGCAGGAACCAGGCAGCGTCTAA